A single Drosophila miranda strain MSH22 chromosome XR, D.miranda_PacBio2.1, whole genome shotgun sequence DNA region contains:
- the LOC108152925 gene encoding R3H and coiled-coil domain-containing protein 1 yields MGVKKHISETPLSKSNSVDLYRPPALRKNSSSEETAASNETPAETAAGTETSNSTSKESPSREQQSTRRERRPDRAVYVPRARRSQTTPPTTTTTSSSATATSAATKTTAAPSALPVEAAPVAEAKVNPSKPDDGNSQLKLTKKPKSHRERKERSKKLISATEKLTETEAEAATVLVISGSGTEVRTENESNQDSTGNCDKEIMNSGQRTKPVSGSKANSNGKQHPPPLRIEDVAASRTNNAEEAAKCDNDERELQRASKEINRSNRRIMKQTFVSDVLEIPEKIEMVSKAATRATATAKPPGGSTTEDDDEEEEDDWENMFDESGDCLDPKILQELNDSVGKCKIELPKMDYTVFHIKQSLLNDEEFPHVLEVSNFPVEFKTPDLLMLFSQYKGSGFDIKWVDDTHALAVFSSSRIAAEVLTMGHPFVKLKPLAEATLESRVKAKKAGAVSLQPYRQRPETCTALARRLVSGALGVKLATAPEERENERRVLREAKERKLLAAKQRDEVWES; encoded by the exons ATGGGCGTGAAGAAGCATATCAGCGAGACACCTT TAAGCAAATCGAACTCTGTGGACTTGTATAGACCGCCAGCACTTAggaagaacagcagcagcgaagAGACAGCTGCATCGAACGAAACGCCAGCAGAGACAGCTGCAGGAACAGAAACATCGAATTCTACTTCCAAAGAATCACCGAGCAG AGAGCAACAGTCCACTCGACGTGAACGCCGCCCCGACCGAGCTGTATATGTGCCAAGGGCACGACGCAGTCAAACTACACCACCGACAACCACAACAACCAGCAGCtcagcgacagcgacatcAGCAGCAACTAAAACGACTGCGGCGCCAAGCGCATTACCAGTGGAAGCAGCGCCAGTTGCAGAAGCAAAAGTAAACCCGTCCAAACCAGACGACGGCAACAGTCAGCTGAAGCTCACGAAGAAACCCAAGTCGCATCGGGAGCGTAAGGAACGTAGCAAGAAATTGATATCGGCAACGGAAAAACTCACTGAAACAGAGGCGGAGGCAGCTACGGTGCTTGTGATATCGGGCAGCGGGACTGAAGTGAGAACTGAAAACGAATCGAACCAAGACAGCACCGGCAACTGTGATAAGGAG ATCATGAACAGCGGCCAGCGTACAAAGCCCGTCAGTGGTAGCAAAGCCAACAGCAATGGAAAACAGCACCCGCCGCCATTGCGAATCGAGGATGTGGCGGCATCCAGGACCAACAATGCAGAGGAAGCTGCCAAATGTGATAATGATGAGCGCGAGCTGCAGCGAGCCTCGAAG GAAATCAATCGCAGCAATCGACGCATCATGAAACAAACCTTTGTTTCGGATGTGCTGGAGATACCCGAGAAGATCGAGATGGTCTCCAAGGCAGCCACTCgggcaacagcgacagcaaaACCACCTGGAGGCAGCACCACCGAAGATGACGATGAGGAAGAAGAGGATGACTGGGAGAATATGTTTGATGAGAGCGGCGACTGTCTGGATCCGAAGATTCTCCAAGAACTGAACGATTCTGTGGGCAAGTGCAAAATAGAGCTGCCCAAGATGGACTACACC GTGTTTCACATCAAGCAGTCCCTGCTAAACGACGAGGAGTTCCCTCACGTGCTGGAGGTGTCCAATTTTCCAGTGGAGTTCAAAACGCCCGACCTGCTCATGCTCTTCTCGCAGTACAAAGGCAGTGGCTTCGATATAAAATGGGTAGATGATACCCACGCTTTGGCTGTGTTTAGCAGTTCCCGCATTG CTGCTGAGGTGTTAACAATGGGACATCCATTTGTGAAATTAAAGCCGCTGGCCGAGGCCACACTCGAATCGCGAGTCAAGGCCAAGAAGGCCGGTGCCGTCTCACTGCAACCATATCGCCAGCGTCCGGAGACATGCACGGCCTTGGCCCGACGTCTAGTATCCGGAGCCTTGGGAGTGAAACTGGCAACAGCGCCGGAGGAGCGTGAGAACGAGAGGCGTGTTCTACGTGAAGCCAAAG AACGTAAACTTTTAGCTGCCAAACAGCGCGATGAGGTCTGGGAGAGCTAG
- the LOC108153452 gene encoding BTB/POZ domain-containing protein 9-like, producing MQKMSTKEKNALGFVSDMSRLCMNELYSDVMFLVEDQRLPGHRNILAARCEYFDALLYGHMAESKEREIRLEVTLEAFKIILEYLYSGNIPTSTLNVAQIVDVLDLGHLYGLKYVETVIAIHLQNNLSLSNVGVILDAARRCYLNELTKECLKYMDRNVVALLKHESFQLLSKESLEEVLRRDSFCAPEVEIFRSVCKWKENNPSEDIKTMLCLVRLPLMSIDDLLHVVRPSGIFESDKIFDAIDQLNTGENLPYRIIVLPGENVASQKYNVGHNTDNQNEQLFVLSNFFVINSIQITACSLKEFSCHVEVSCDRTHWDRVGTVGIKSTSLGPQISFTERTVRYIRIVKAETYSSTNLSAMYWSI from the coding sequence ATGCAGAAAATGAGCACCAAAGAAAAGAATGCCCTCGGCTTCGTATCGGACATGAGTCGTCTCTGCATGAACGAGCTCTACTCGGACGTGATGTTCTTGGTGGAGGATCAGCGTTTGCCGGGTCACCGCAACATTCTGGCAGCTCGCTGTGAGTACTTCGACGCCCTGCTCTACGGGCACATGGCAGAGTCGAAAGAGCGGGAAATTCGGCTGGAGGTGACGCTTGAGGCTTTCAAGATAATCCTCGAGTACCTTTATTCGGGCAACATACCTACTTCCACACTAAACGTGGCTCAGATAGTCGATGTGCTAGATTTGGGCCATCTTTACGGGTTGAAATACGTTGAGACGGTCATAGCCATACATCTCCAGAATAATCTGAGCCTCAGCAATGTGGGTGTGATCCTGGATGCAGCGCGCCGATGCTATCTGAACGAACTGACCAAAGAATGCCTCAAGTATATGGATCGCAATGTGGTCGCCCTACTAAAACACGAATCCTTCCAGCTACTGTCCAAGGAATCACTTGAGGAAGTCCTGCGACGAGACAGCTTCTGTGCCCCCGAAGTGGAAATCTTTCGGTCTGTAtgcaaatggaaggaaaatAATCCGAGCGAAGATATCAAGACGATGCTCTGCCTTGTACGTCTCCCCCTTATGAGTATCGATGATCTGCTGCATGTGGTGCGTCCCTCTGGCATATTCGAGTCGGACAAAATATTCGATGCCATTGATCAATTGAACACTGGAGAGAATCTGCCCTACCGCATAATCGTGTTGCCGGGGGAGAATGTGGCAAGCCAAAAGTATAATGTCGGCCATAACACTGACAACCAAAATGAGCAACTTTTTGTGCTGAGCAACTTCTTCGTAATCAACTCTATTCAAATAACTGCTTGTAGTTTAAAAGAATTTTCATGCCACGTGGAGGTATCATGCGATCGAACTCACTGGGATCGTGTGGGAACTGTCGGAATAAAATCCACCTCACTTGGTCCGCAAATCAGCTTCACGGAGCGTACTGTTCGCTACATTCGGATCGTGAAAGCAGAAACATATTCAAGTACTAATTTAAGTGCCATGTACTGGAGTATCTAG